gaggatttaCTTCTTCTCGGTCTTCTTGGGAAGGAGCACAGCCTGAATGTTTGGCAGCACGCCACCCTGTGCAATGGTGACCCCGGAGAGGAGCTTGTTAAGTTCCTCGTCGTTCCGGATGGCCAGCTGCAGGTGACGCGGGATGATGCGAGTCTTCTTGTTGTCGCGGGCGGCGTTGCCGGCAAGCTCGAGGACTTCGGCGGCCAGGTACTCCATGACCGCTGCAAGGTACACGGGGGCGCCAGCCCCCACTCGCTCGGCGTAGTTGCCCTT
This genomic window from Portunus trituberculatus isolate SZX2019 unplaced genomic scaffold, ASM1759143v1 PGA_scaffold_490__1_contigs__length_16601, whole genome shotgun sequence contains:
- the LOC123500802 gene encoding histone H2A, yielding MSGRGKGGKVKGKSKSRSSRAGLQFPVGRIHRLLRKGNYAERVGAGAPVYLAAVMEYLAAEVLELAGNAARDNKKTRIIPRHLQLAIRNDEELNKLLSGVTIAQGGVLPNIQAVLLPKKTEKK